In Halobaculum magnesiiphilum, the following proteins share a genomic window:
- a CDS encoding DUF5813 family protein translates to MSDTDDTARADADSADADTDADGVDDNALPGRVRRAARDHDAVDADAPDGTLAITSTPFDAALAVAEAEDGRVEFDVTVSVPTLSAVAEDDVAAVVEDGWLDTFERRIAAVGDVTAAGHDLDPTVERRGDEVAVAESIRDVNERRGLNDAVAIVDFVEGTYVQGVIPGYEYGEPVTGLIGRARAAGGDEGSGAF, encoded by the coding sequence ATGAGCGATACCGACGATACCGCCCGCGCCGACGCCGACAGCGCGGACGCCGACACCGACGCCGACGGCGTCGACGACAACGCCCTCCCCGGACGCGTCCGCCGCGCCGCCCGAGACCACGACGCCGTCGACGCGGACGCCCCCGACGGAACGCTCGCGATCACGTCAACGCCGTTCGACGCCGCGCTCGCCGTCGCGGAGGCCGAGGACGGCCGCGTCGAGTTCGACGTGACGGTGTCCGTGCCGACCCTCTCGGCCGTCGCCGAGGACGACGTGGCGGCCGTCGTCGAGGACGGCTGGCTCGACACCTTCGAGCGCCGGATCGCGGCCGTCGGCGACGTGACCGCCGCCGGCCACGATCTGGACCCGACGGTCGAGCGCCGCGGCGACGAGGTGGCCGTCGCCGAGTCGATCCGGGACGTGAACGAGCGCCGCGGACTGAACGACGCGGTCGCGATCGTCGACTTCGTCGAGGGGACGTACGTCCAGGGCGTGATCCCGGGCTACGAGTACGGCGAACCGGTGACGGGGCTCATCGGACGCGCGCGCGCAGCCGGCGGCGACGAGGGAAGCGGCGCGTTCTGA
- a CDS encoding carboxylate--amine ligase gives MADTFHDTDGLVAALSDADFDRPPALVANAHITGVSVARALSAHGVPVIALDRTDSGLAPPSDAVDYAGQVTYPLDDADGFRADVERVADALEFEPVAFACMDEWVRGFAETEPAGVRLPFSDLAGVERVLDKANLYALCEDLGVPYPETYEVGEHGIDEIVETLAFPFVVKPAHKRKFEEAFGTNVIEVADRGEFEEVVAGAREHDATVLAQEKVNTEAGRDTSLASYMPPESADRDPLAVVGNAAVRYPEFGTSCLVERVEEPSVREHALAVLEETGYHGISESEFVYDADRAQYVLLDVNTRPWKWISMPVAAGANLPMAAYADAVDGVEYEADAAGGGPRDARWVYLPDYVQRCLTDAAFWDVLSEDDWASLVSGDFEREGDLTTGIYRPSDPAPAVKYLTGEFTDREYYCSC, from the coding sequence ATGGCCGACACCTTCCACGACACCGACGGGCTCGTCGCGGCGCTGTCGGACGCCGACTTCGACCGCCCGCCCGCGCTCGTCGCCAACGCGCACATCACCGGCGTGAGCGTCGCCCGCGCGCTCTCGGCCCACGGCGTGCCCGTGATCGCGCTGGATCGCACCGACTCGGGGCTCGCGCCGCCCTCCGACGCCGTCGACTACGCCGGGCAGGTCACCTACCCGCTGGACGACGCCGACGGCTTCCGAGCGGACGTGGAGCGCGTCGCCGACGCCCTCGAGTTCGAGCCGGTCGCGTTCGCCTGTATGGACGAGTGGGTCCGCGGGTTCGCCGAGACCGAGCCCGCGGGCGTCCGCCTGCCGTTCTCGGATCTCGCCGGCGTCGAGCGCGTGCTCGACAAGGCGAACCTCTACGCGCTGTGTGAGGACCTCGGGGTCCCGTACCCCGAGACGTACGAGGTCGGCGAACACGGGATCGACGAGATCGTCGAGACGCTGGCGTTCCCGTTCGTCGTCAAGCCCGCGCACAAGCGGAAGTTCGAGGAGGCGTTCGGGACGAACGTCATCGAGGTCGCCGACCGCGGGGAGTTCGAGGAGGTCGTCGCGGGGGCCCGCGAGCACGACGCGACCGTGCTCGCCCAGGAGAAGGTGAACACCGAGGCGGGCCGGGACACCTCGCTCGCGAGCTACATGCCGCCCGAGTCGGCCGACCGCGACCCCCTCGCGGTCGTCGGCAACGCCGCGGTGCGGTACCCCGAGTTCGGCACCTCCTGTCTAGTCGAGCGCGTGGAGGAGCCGTCCGTCCGCGAGCACGCCCTCGCGGTGCTGGAGGAGACCGGGTATCACGGCATCAGCGAATCGGAGTTCGTCTACGACGCCGACCGCGCACAGTACGTCCTGCTCGACGTGAACACGCGGCCGTGGAAGTGGATCTCGATGCCCGTCGCCGCCGGCGCGAACCTCCCGATGGCCGCCTACGCCGACGCCGTCGACGGCGTCGAGTACGAGGCCGACGCGGCCGGCGGCGGGCCCCGCGACGCGCGGTGGGTGTACCTCCCGGACTACGTCCAGCGGTGTCTCACCGACGCGGCGTTCTGGGACGTGCTCTCCGAGGACGACTGGGCGAGCCTCGTCTCCGGCGACTTCGAGCGCGAGGGCGACCTGACGACCGGGATCTACCGCCCGAGCGACCCCGCCCCCGCGGTGAAGTACCTGACCGGGGAGTTCACCGACCGGGAGTACTACTGCTCCTGTTGA
- a CDS encoding potassium channel family protein has translation MRFIVIGSGRVGLRTARVLREEGHDVTIVERDADRADRARADGFSVVEGDGAREEVLAKAAVERADAVGALTGDLNVNFAACMIAKHHGCRTVMRIDEDYREEIYQKYADEVDEIIYPERLGAIGAKNALLGGNIRAIADIAEHLQVLLVTITEESPMRGYTLSEVELPANARLLAFGKRGEPMGIPLPDDSLEEGDRVAVLADFGVLDDVRQLLVGDDAGETLASAARTGGGA, from the coding sequence ATGCGTTTCATCGTCATCGGATCGGGTCGCGTCGGACTGCGCACCGCGCGGGTGCTCCGCGAGGAGGGCCACGACGTGACCATCGTCGAGCGCGACGCGGATCGGGCGGACCGAGCCCGGGCCGACGGCTTCAGCGTCGTCGAGGGCGACGGCGCCCGCGAGGAGGTGTTGGCGAAGGCGGCCGTCGAGCGCGCGGACGCCGTCGGCGCGCTGACCGGCGATCTGAACGTCAACTTCGCGGCGTGCATGATCGCCAAGCACCACGGCTGCCGGACCGTGATGCGCATCGACGAGGACTACCGCGAGGAGATCTACCAGAAGTACGCCGACGAGGTCGACGAGATCATCTACCCCGAGCGGCTGGGCGCCATCGGGGCGAAGAACGCGCTGCTGGGCGGGAACATCCGCGCGATCGCCGACATCGCCGAGCACCTCCAGGTGCTGTTGGTCACGATCACCGAGGAGTCGCCGATGCGCGGGTACACGCTCTCGGAGGTCGAGCTCCCCGCCAACGCGCGGCTGTTGGCGTTCGGCAAGCGCGGCGAGCCGATGGGGATCCCGCTGCCCGACGACTCGCTGGAGGAGGGCGACCGGGTCGCCGTCCTCGCGGACTTCGGCGTGCTCGACGACGTGCGCCAGCTGCTCGTCGGCGACGACGCAGGAGAGACGCTCGCGTCGGCCGCGAGAACGGGGGGAGGTGCCTGA
- a CDS encoding Vms1/Ankzf1 family peptidyl-tRNA hydrolase, whose translation MIDRLLGRRRLKERIAELEGERDDAVAHMEAEEERRAEAARKRQEAEKRVNELETRITELEDRLERAQQREADADASVDFRDIETLRPDRRDEVLSRLRSVETGPEGALSAFVADDGDVPDAVSAALGERASLAHRAAPTLVYADDAGLVSCALAPALDPEPFCEWSAGFRVEEEWFRPTGRFAFGLARSDTFAVGVYEGDERVDLETVRTDVMDEHDKGGFSQARYERLREEQIDEHLEECEAALSALPADLDRVVLVGESGIVKRLAEHADHTAGSDATGKPEAALEEAFSEFWTARLRLI comes from the coding sequence ATGATCGATCGACTCCTCGGCAGGAGGCGCCTGAAGGAGCGCATCGCCGAGCTGGAGGGGGAACGCGACGACGCCGTCGCGCACATGGAGGCCGAGGAGGAGCGGCGCGCCGAGGCCGCCCGGAAGCGTCAGGAGGCCGAAAAGCGGGTCAACGAGCTGGAAACGCGGATCACGGAGCTTGAGGACCGCCTGGAGCGCGCCCAGCAGCGGGAGGCCGACGCCGACGCGAGCGTCGACTTCCGCGACATCGAGACGCTGCGGCCCGACCGCCGCGACGAGGTGCTCTCGCGCCTGCGGAGCGTGGAGACCGGCCCGGAGGGGGCGCTGTCGGCGTTCGTCGCCGACGACGGCGACGTGCCCGACGCGGTGTCGGCGGCGCTCGGCGAACGCGCGTCGCTGGCGCACCGGGCGGCCCCGACGCTCGTGTACGCCGACGACGCCGGGCTGGTGTCGTGCGCGCTCGCGCCGGCGCTGGACCCGGAGCCCTTCTGCGAGTGGTCGGCGGGCTTTCGGGTCGAGGAGGAGTGGTTCCGGCCGACGGGGCGGTTCGCGTTCGGGCTGGCGCGTTCGGACACCTTCGCGGTCGGCGTGTACGAGGGCGACGAGCGCGTCGACCTGGAGACGGTCCGGACGGACGTGATGGACGAGCACGACAAGGGCGGCTTCTCGCAGGCGCGCTACGAGCGCCTCCGCGAGGAGCAGATCGACGAGCATCTGGAGGAGTGTGAGGCGGCGCTGTCGGCGTTGCCGGCGGATCTGGACCGCGTGGTGCTGGTCGGCGAGTCGGGGATCGTGAAGCGGCTGGCGGAGCACGCGGATCACACCGCGGGTAGCGACGCGACCGGGAAGCCGGAGGCGGCGTTGGAGGAGGCGTTCTCGGAGTTCTGGACGGCGCGGCTGCGGCTGATCTGA
- the tmk gene encoding dTMP kinase produces the protein MLLTLEGLDGSGKTTAWEALRPAYPDATFTREPTDSWYGDAVRRSLGDDDTDPLADLFCFVADHADHLSRVVRPALADGDLVISDRYTDSRYAYQAATLADTDLERPLEYIRGVHGAFTREPDATIYLDVDPETAAARAGATDKYERVSFLTEVQSNYERLIDAEPERFVRVDAGRSPEEVLDAVEDSVERLVEAHRDR, from the coding sequence ATGCTCCTCACGCTCGAAGGCCTCGACGGGAGCGGGAAGACCACCGCCTGGGAGGCCCTCCGGCCGGCGTACCCCGACGCGACGTTCACCCGCGAGCCGACCGACTCGTGGTACGGCGACGCCGTCCGGCGGTCGCTCGGCGACGACGACACCGACCCCCTGGCGGACCTGTTCTGCTTCGTCGCCGACCACGCCGACCACCTCTCGCGGGTCGTTCGGCCGGCGCTCGCCGACGGCGACCTGGTGATCTCCGACCGCTACACCGACTCGCGGTACGCCTACCAGGCCGCCACCCTGGCCGACACCGACCTCGAGCGGCCGCTCGAATACATCCGCGGCGTCCACGGCGCGTTCACCCGCGAGCCGGACGCCACCATCTACCTCGACGTGGACCCGGAGACCGCGGCCGCGCGCGCCGGCGCGACCGACAAGTACGAGCGCGTCTCGTTCCTCACGGAGGTACAGTCGAACTACGAGCGCCTGATCGACGCCGAGCCCGAGCGGTTCGTTCGCGTCGACGCCGGCCGCTCCCCGGAGGAGGTACTCGACGCCGTCGAGGACAGCGTCGAACGGCTCGTCGAGGCGCACCGCGACCGCTGA
- a CDS encoding aldo/keto reductase, with product MSDFQRFGLGTYQLTGPQCVESVRTAVEAGYDAIDTAQGYQNEALVREGIEAAGADPEDLFVATKLRTENLSYDDAYDTAHESAARLGVDAIDLLYVHWPINSYDAEETARALNDLVAEGTVDRVGLSNFRPDQLDVAREHLDVDLFAHQVECHPMLQQEELREYAREDGHWLVAYCPIARNQVADIDEIVEIAEAHDATPAQVSIAWLLAHDELAAIPKATSEAHIRDNLAATELELTDEEVATIDGLSEEHRIVDFEEAPWNRVDA from the coding sequence ATGTCCGACTTCCAGCGGTTCGGTCTCGGCACGTACCAGCTCACCGGCCCGCAGTGCGTCGAGAGCGTCCGGACGGCCGTCGAGGCCGGCTACGACGCGATCGACACGGCGCAGGGCTACCAGAACGAGGCGCTCGTCCGCGAGGGGATCGAGGCCGCCGGCGCCGACCCCGAGGACCTCTTCGTCGCGACGAAGCTCCGGACGGAGAACCTGAGCTACGACGACGCCTACGACACCGCCCACGAGTCCGCCGCGCGCCTCGGCGTCGACGCCATCGACCTGCTGTACGTCCACTGGCCGATCAACAGCTACGACGCCGAGGAGACGGCCCGCGCGCTGAACGACCTCGTCGCCGAGGGCACCGTCGACCGCGTCGGCCTCTCGAACTTCCGACCGGATCAACTCGACGTGGCGCGTGAACACCTCGACGTGGATCTCTTCGCCCACCAGGTCGAGTGTCACCCGATGCTCCAACAGGAGGAGCTTCGCGAGTACGCCCGCGAGGACGGCCACTGGCTGGTCGCCTACTGTCCGATCGCGCGCAATCAGGTCGCCGACATCGACGAGATCGTCGAGATCGCGGAGGCCCACGACGCCACGCCCGCGCAGGTGTCGATCGCGTGGCTGCTCGCCCACGACGAGCTCGCCGCGATCCCGAAGGCGACGAGCGAGGCGCACATCCGCGACAACCTCGCGGCGACGGAGCTGGAGCTGACCGACGAGGAGGTCGCGACTATCGACGGCCTCTCCGAGGAACACCGCATCGTCGACTTCGAGGAGGCGCCCTGGAACCGGGTCGACGCCTGA
- a CDS encoding Lrp/AsnC family transcriptional regulator has product MVHAFVMVKVSGDADTGGVADTVSGIETVTEAHVVAGDFDVVAEVDAPDMYTVLDTVADAVRGVDGVTDTRTYVSMTE; this is encoded by the coding sequence ATGGTTCACGCGTTCGTGATGGTGAAGGTGAGCGGGGACGCGGACACCGGGGGCGTCGCCGACACGGTCTCGGGGATCGAGACCGTGACGGAGGCGCACGTCGTCGCCGGCGACTTCGACGTGGTCGCGGAGGTCGACGCGCCCGACATGTACACCGTGCTCGACACCGTCGCCGACGCGGTCCGCGGCGTCGACGGCGTCACCGACACGCGGACGTACGTGTCGATGACGGAGTAG
- a CDS encoding Lrp/AsnC family transcriptional regulator, giving the protein MVVAYVMVKAASGDADRIRESIRELDGVTEAHIVAGDMDFVVKVDVADPTEVKRVAADGIQGISGVEDTRTYIAMS; this is encoded by the coding sequence ATGGTCGTCGCGTACGTGATGGTGAAGGCCGCCTCCGGCGACGCCGACCGCATCCGCGAGTCGATCCGCGAGCTCGACGGCGTCACCGAGGCGCACATCGTCGCCGGCGACATGGACTTCGTCGTCAAGGTCGACGTGGCGGACCCGACCGAGGTGAAGCGCGTCGCCGCCGACGGGATCCAGGGGATCTCGGGCGTCGAGGACACGCGGACGTACATCGCGATGAGCTGA
- a CDS encoding thiamine pyrophosphate-dependent enzyme, giving the protein MSDDVTRIVGERDLDDTRFDAEDARAALRDIVRTRRFDERALALQRRGWMSGYPPFEGQEAAQVGAAHAMAAEDHLFPTYRSNALQIARGVPMSDILLFRRGFPEYHSDHEIPVFPQAVPIASQIPHAAGAGMAASYADEDWAALVCFGDGATSEGDFHEGLNFAGVFDAPTVFFCENNGWAISLPEARQTASESIAIKADAYGIEGVRVDGNDPLATRAVVEDALASARDGDPVLVEALTYRRGAHTTADDPSQYRDGDPDLPAWRLRDPLDRFAEWCREQGIVDDGFVDEATEEANEELAEAVETAESVPRPEPEELFDSLYEELPADVRRQREAARAVADEHPETYELDR; this is encoded by the coding sequence ATGAGCGACGACGTGACGCGGATCGTCGGCGAGCGCGACCTCGACGACACCCGCTTCGACGCCGAGGACGCCCGCGCGGCCCTGCGCGACATCGTCCGGACCCGCCGGTTCGACGAGCGCGCGCTCGCCCTCCAGCGGCGCGGGTGGATGAGCGGCTACCCCCCGTTCGAGGGGCAGGAGGCCGCGCAGGTCGGCGCCGCCCACGCGATGGCGGCCGAGGACCACCTGTTCCCCACCTACCGCTCGAACGCCCTCCAGATCGCCCGCGGCGTCCCCATGAGCGACATCCTCCTGTTCAGGCGGGGCTTCCCGGAGTACCACTCCGACCACGAGATTCCAGTCTTCCCGCAGGCGGTCCCCATCGCCAGCCAGATCCCGCACGCCGCCGGCGCGGGGATGGCCGCGAGCTACGCCGACGAGGACTGGGCCGCGCTCGTGTGCTTCGGCGACGGCGCCACCAGCGAGGGCGACTTCCACGAGGGGCTGAACTTCGCGGGCGTGTTCGACGCCCCGACGGTCTTCTTCTGTGAGAACAACGGCTGGGCAATCTCGCTGCCGGAGGCGCGCCAGACCGCCAGCGAGTCGATCGCGATCAAGGCCGATGCCTACGGCATCGAGGGGGTACGGGTCGACGGCAACGACCCCCTCGCCACGCGCGCGGTCGTCGAGGACGCGCTGGCGAGCGCCCGCGACGGCGACCCGGTGCTCGTGGAGGCGCTGACGTACCGCCGGGGCGCCCACACCACCGCCGACGACCCGAGCCAGTACCGCGACGGCGACCCGGACCTGCCGGCGTGGCGCCTGCGCGACCCGCTCGACCGGTTCGCCGAGTGGTGCCGCGAGCAGGGGATCGTCGACGACGGCTTCGTCGACGAGGCCACCGAGGAGGCGAACGAGGAACTCGCCGAGGCCGTCGAGACCGCCGAATCCGTGCCCCGACCGGAGCCGGAGGAGCTGTTCGACTCGCTGTACGAGGAGTTGCCCGCGGACGTGCGACGACAGCGCGAGGCCGCACGCGCCGTCGCCGACGAACACCCTGAGACGTACGAGTTGGACCGGTAG
- a CDS encoding HalOD1 output domain-containing protein, with protein MTDDSESQIIHRELDTDVENPGAEIAGIVQEIEGKEATDLSTIYECVDGVLDHVFSTPPSPRAQMQVEFTYESYRITVHQDGEATFLKTD; from the coding sequence ATGACCGACGACTCCGAGTCTCAGATCATCCATCGCGAACTCGACACGGACGTGGAGAACCCGGGGGCGGAGATCGCCGGGATCGTCCAGGAGATCGAGGGGAAGGAGGCGACCGACCTGTCGACCATCTACGAGTGCGTCGACGGCGTGCTCGATCACGTCTTCTCCACGCCGCCGTCGCCGCGAGCACAGATGCAGGTCGAGTTCACCTACGAGTCGTACCGGATCACCGTCCATCAGGACGGCGAGGCGACGTTCCTGAAGACGGACTGA
- a CDS encoding DUF5802 family protein, producing MFERFSHGYYLGELYVQPSDSDSAAAIKRADHERVNEQLYADEEGITRLDNPLVMKVGTKHFPVVGDEDVPSGTLALPEAAVPEDLKFRLPGRSEVFLANAERAGDLLRFTGWEGDTGDPAEYA from the coding sequence ATGTTCGAACGGTTCTCACACGGCTACTACCTGGGCGAACTGTACGTGCAGCCCAGCGACAGCGACAGCGCGGCGGCGATCAAGCGGGCGGATCACGAGCGCGTGAACGAACAGCTGTATGCGGACGAGGAGGGGATCACCCGACTCGACAACCCGCTCGTGATGAAGGTCGGGACGAAGCACTTCCCCGTCGTCGGCGACGAGGACGTCCCCTCTGGGACGCTCGCGCTCCCGGAAGCCGCGGTGCCGGAGGACCTCAAGTTCCGCCTGCCGGGCCGCAGCGAGGTGTTCCTCGCGAACGCCGAGCGCGCCGGCGACCTGCTCCGCTTCACCGGGTGGGAGGGAGACACCGGAGACCCCGCGGAGTACGCCTGA